The Cannabis sativa cultivar Pink pepper isolate KNU-18-1 chromosome 8, ASM2916894v1, whole genome shotgun sequence genomic interval tctatttaaataataaataaggaagcattatgtcataataccgaattggattaattaatattaatttaatattattaattaaatgtatgatgAAGTGGTATTAGGAAATTGGTACTTTTGAATGTGAAAGTGCAATCTTAAGTTTTAAggatattaatacaatttttggtttaatttaggTTGAATAAAGATTATAGATACCGTGTTTTacgctataaataaaataataaataatctgACTTATTAAGGATTTTGACATGTTTTAATCtataaataagtaatatttttaagagataaaatgaaataaatagtatataatattttgaatatttaaggaataatgggtattaaaaggaaaattttatttatgtttgattttaaaaGGGTAAAAGTAAGGAATAGGGATCCTATGAAGGTTAtgaagtagaatgctataatttagttgttactagccaaagaaggctagttttagtattttttagggagatctagttgcttagtcttggtggttggttgattctcttcagtttgaatagttttctaattaaagttttatgctgttttttgattttttttcaggtggaactccagtattttattgagttaggagcgttatttgaagatgttatagctttattgtctaaatttccgggggcagttttgtctcATGGGGCTTGCTCTAAGATTTTAGCGGCCCatggttggcaaagcatgctctgcggttagacgatgagctatcctggttcgaggaggttccagcgccggtggcggacgtgggcgtcgtaaattcacgagtgattttaatcactttgtaaaaaaaaaaaaaaaaaaaggtgtttCATTAGACTTcttatttttttggtatttaggaaagttttttagtttatttttctttatgatcacatatattgtatttatttaaaattatctgTGAATTTTCAGAAAATTCCAAATAGTTTACAATAACGAAAATAAGATTTACATATTTTGTTGCacgtgtgattttttttttttatacacgtagtaaataattatttaaaccttattttcaacattgtaaactattcaaaattttttaaaaatttacaagtggtcttaaatagctataacatatatgattttgaaagaaaaattagaCTAGAAAGCTCTCATGAATGTTGAACAGTGAAACAGATTAAAGATCTACCCGAACTTTTTGAAATGGGGTCTATTACATAAATTttcaaaacaaataataaaagtattgattaaaaaacaaaataaattcttttataattatttatttcaattaaaaaataaagacagGTAGTCGTAAGGTGTTAATTAGATCACATCTAATagatttggatccaatccaatcaatCTAATTTAACTATTTAGCACaagtatttattggatattaaattttgtcaattgattcaatataatcaaattgagTCAACTGGTTCGATGGATACATTAAATTGTATCGATTCCAACTATTAAATGTGTtaactagttttttttattaaattggaTTGAATACACTCAACATTTTTGGTCTATCATTTTGGATGAATTtcactaaaaagaaaaaatatatataaatacaatttaaaacaTAATTctcattattaaaaataaaataatttttttatttacacatTTTAAACCAATTGAGTAACTTAAATTGCAATTTAAATCCACATAGAAACCCAGTAACTATCGGAACAACTCACactataaaaatagaaaaacaaattttaaaaactagtatatgaagtaattctcttaaaaaaattaattaatattttttaataaagtaaataaatacataaaataaaggaattatttcacaaaaacataaaaacaacaaaaaaaattataaaaatgcgGTTTCACgaaattttgaatatttttacgatttttttgattttatttacagaaaatacggtttttttatgttgtaatcttgttaatttgttgttgattttttgttatctgtatgttatttttatgttgttttcgtgttattttttagaaaactgtaaaaatgtaaaaaaaaacattttttgaacgtaaaaatgtaattattttataaaaaaatagtaccccatgtaataatatatattttagaaatttataaatataattggatgaTAATTagatagatttaatttaattatttattaaattagatGTCTCTTCCAACAACCAACAACGATATGttctaattagatttttaaaatttgggtcggttgtaattgaatCACATGAAACCATTAATTAGTCAAGATGTTCGGTAGTTTTTGGGTGATCACTCTtccttctcttttattttttctcaatAAAGAAAATTCAAAGTGATACATTtagtattaataatattaatagaaAGTAATAAAAGGTAATAAtttctttttgaataaaaaaggGTAATAATTTCTAAACATAATAAAAGAAAACATTTGATAACGATGATATGATTGGTCAGCTCATATTTTGTctgccaaaaataaaaaagctgaGGTGGAACAATAATCTAAttagatttttcatttttggaccatctttttcttttttatcgtttatatatattttttaattaggcCCAAGTTGACCTAGTTGAGATATAATTTAGATTTTGTACGTGCAAACGCCTAAACTAGAAATTCATTGTCACCCTCTTCAAAAACAGGGTGTCACAACTCACAAccacaccaccaccaccaccacattGCCCTatctatcaatcaatcatccATGCTCATGGAGTTTATCTTTCCTACTTTTTTACCAAacaaaatctaatttttctttgttataaatatttttaatttatgattGTATTAGTCTCAGCTATATAAGATAGAGAAAGTAGTATACTAATTTGTTACGTTGTTATTGTTGTTTCTTTCACTGTTCTTCTTTCGTCGTTTtctatattgtattatattatatatataaactttaaaCTATAAAGCATCAAGCTTTTGCTCGCATGTGGCTAAACTCGATCTGGGAAAGTGGCAAAAGCCGTAAATTTAACCATTGGCAGTTGCTTTCTTTGTAaactgtttttgttttttaatctgatatatattattgttatttatatattgCCAAATTAAAAACCGGCCACAGCTCCATGATCGGTGACCAGAGGCAGAACATATTTCATTAGCGTCACCATCATCAAGTTCGCTCCTTTTATTACCTCATATACTCTCTCTTCttcataaaaaagataaaaagaagaagaagaagaaccctTTTAAGGATATAGTATACTACCACGAGAAAGAAGACAACAAAATATTCCCAGAAGCCAAACAGAGGAATTGGAGAGaaagttttgattttgtttGATGGGTCATTTACAGGAGAAGCTGAGAGGGTTTACAAACAACAGATGGCTCGTTTTTGTGGCTGCAATGTGGTTACAATCGGCGGCTGGGATTGGATATTTGTTTGGGAGCATATCTCCGGTCATAAAGAGCTCTTTGAATTATAATCAAAGACAGCTAGCCAGGCTTGGTGTGGCTAAGGATCTTGGAGATTCTGTTGGGTTTTTTGCTGGAAGCTTGAGTGAGATGTTGCCCATGTGGGCTGCTCTTCTTGTTGGGgctttaaagaatttttttgggTATGGTTGGGTTTGGCTAATTGTTACTGGAAGAGCTCCTGTTTTGCCTTTGTGGGCTGTAAGTATCTATATGTATCTCTATCAACTTTTCAATCTATCTCTTTTGGATTTCTTTTCATATTTGGTTTCCTATTACAACTGGGATCTAGTTCTTTTTTCCATGTTTTTCCTTCTGGGCATCTCTCTTTCTCACTCAGGATTTTATTTGGGTAGATTAAGAATACTTCCCTTTCATCCATTTTCTGAAAGTTCCCATCTTTAAATGCTCTTGAGTTTTTTTTCCCTTCTAAGGTGACCACCATCTAGATTTCCACGTGTAATTAGTATCCACTACTAGTGTTTGATACGAGGACTTTTGTAAAACCAGGTGGTTTTGCTCCTTCCTTTTATATGCTACTATAGTTTTAGTTGAAAGAATAGTGTCTAGGATCCAAAGACAATCTAAAGGTGTTTGGAAGTGAAATATGGGAATTGGGTTTTGTTGTTTATACATGTTTGAGAAAGTTTGTTCCTTTGTAGCTTCTAGGAAAAGTATAAACAGTTTTTATAGTTGTCTTAAAATTCTAATTAGTACCAAagagatgttttttttttttttgcttggtTAGCTATCAATGTAGTTTTAATCACTTGTCTTATTAGGTAGAAGAAAACATTAATAACCAATCTTATTGGGCTCTTGTCTTTGTCTAAGAATTTGACACAAACATCAATATGTTATGCAGATCTGTGTTCTTATATTTATTGGGACAAATGGTGAGACATACTTCAATACAGCCTCTCTGGTTTCCTGTGTTCAAAACTTCCCGAAAAGTAGGGGTCCTGTGGTGGGTATTTTGAAGGGATTTGCAGGCTTAAGTGGTGCAATTTTGACTCAAATATACACTATGATCCACTCACCAGACAAAGCTTCTATTGTTTTCATGGTTGCAGTTGGTCCAACCTTGGTTGGTATTGCTTTAATGTTTATTGTTAGACCTGTTGGAGGTCATAAACAGGTTCGAGCATCGGATGGCACCAGCTTTACAATAATCTACAGTGTGTGCATACTAGTGGCTGCTTATTTGTTGGGGGTCATGCTAGTTCAAGATCTAGTTGATGTGAGCCATAAAGTGATCATTATATTTACAGTGATCTTGTTCATCATTCTCCTAGCTCCTATTGTCATTCCTGTGTGGTTGAGTTTCTCTCCAGACTCAAGAGTACCGGAAGAAGAGGCACTCCTAGCTCGGCCTAAGAAAGAGGGAACTGATTCAGGTGCTACTAGTGATAGTGAGGCGATATTGAGTGAGCTTGAAGATGAGAAGCCTAAGGAAGTGGACTTGCTTCCAAGATCAGAAAGACAAAAGAGAATAGCTCAATTGCAAACAAAATTACTACAAGCAGCTGCTGAAGGAGCTGTGAGAATCAAGAGGAGGAGAGGTCCACACCGAGGGGAAAACTTCACCTTGACGCAAGCTATTATTAAAGCTGACTTTTGGCTTATTTTTGTGTCACTTATGTTAGGTTCTGGAACTGGCTTGACAGTAATTGACAACTTGGGTCAGTTGAGCCAGTCTCTCAATTATGACAACACACATATTTTTGTTTCCATGATCAGTATTTGGAACTTCTTAGGCCGAGTTGCAGGTGGTTACTTCTCTGAGATTGTAGTCAGGTACAAACTGATTTTCATTGAATATACATATCCATATTGACTTTGAGTTACAATTAGTCACTGTGATCTCATTTTCACAGGGATTATGCTTATCCAAGACCAGTAGTAATGGCTATGGCTCAATTTGCTATGGCATTTGGCCATCTCTATGTTGCTTTCGCATTGCCTGGAGCACTATATGTTGGAACCATAGTAATTGGTGCTGGTTATGGTTTTCACTGGGCAATTGTACCAGCTACAGCCTCAGAATTGTTTGGCTTGAAAAGTTTCGGTGCTTTGTACAATTTTCTCACAATGGCAAACCCTGCTGGATGTCTAATCTTCTCTAGCCTCATTGCTGGCCCTCTATATGACCGCGAAGCAGAGAAGCAAGCTCATGGGCGAAACCTCCAGCAACAGTTTATAGGATCAATCTTCTCAGGCGTGCTTGGACCGAACGATCCACCAGCATGTGAAGGTTCAGTATGTTTCTTCACAACTTTGGTAATACTATCTGGCTTCTGTATTCTTGGAGTTGCCTTAAGCATGATTCTTGTGTATAGAACTAAGGCAGTATACACACACCTCTATGGGAACTCCCGTTCAGCGCCAGTTTCATAATCGGTTGGTTTATCATTTGTCTGTATAATTTGTCTAGAGTATGTTTCCATGTGTTTGTTAAGACTATATCAGAAGAAAGAATGATGTTTTTGGGAAGATATAGTCTTAAAAAAGTTTTCCTCTAGAAGTGGGAGCCATAAACCAATACAGTTTTTTCCCTTTTGTCTATTTTGTTCAGTGATTAAACAACTCATTATTGagtctttttcaatttttttggtaTTCTTTCCATTTCAATTTTGTGCTCTCTTGAGCTCATATGATAGCTGTATCCATTATATATTGAATGAGTAAGTAAAAAGATTGatattttcttcatatttttagtTCTCACAGTGAAATAGTGCTCATATCTTTTTACCCTTATGTTGGTGAAATGGTACACTTGACTTGAACCACCAAAAAACAATGCGCTTTCTTCATATTATTCTAAACAAAACATTCAGTAAGATCATCAATTTTACTCtttaaagctttgaactttATGATAAAACATCATACAAGTTTGCACTTTATGTTTAAAGCAAAAGCAATCAATGTTGAACAAACACCATCAAAGCTTTCACTTTTCTCTGTTTTTAGGATGAATGACAGATAGTGTGCATTAAAAGAATTATTAGAGAATTAATGGTATGATTGTTATTTCTTTAATGGGTAGAGGCAAAGGTAGCTTTTTTATCATCAAGCATTCATTGCAGTGAGGAATCTTCTAAAATCACTAGGCGACAAAGATGAACATGAGTTGGGTGAAGTTAAAGTTGAAGACTTTGGAAGGTAATTTTAAGTTAAAGGTCTTccttatacatatatacacaacATGTGAAAATCAAACAATTAAATCAACATCAACCCACTTGAAAGAGTGACTCTTCTTCTTTTATGTGTTGGCTGAATACTAATactaatactaattaattaattaaggacCAAGTGTTTTTGCCTTTTTCAGACCTTTTCTTCTATTGTTATAGTTAGGTGCAGTGTCATTATCTTGTCAAATTCAAAGCTGTCATCTCAAATTTTGTAACATCCCTTTGTTTTTTGTTGTGTGAATAACTTCAAAACAAAATTGTGCttatctcttctttttttttttttgttaataattttataattatttcagCTAAATTCCACACCTTTATTATTTCAGCCCACTGATTAATTAAATACAGTCATTTATAATTTAACACATTGAAAACTACAAAAGAAGCAAAAGACAACCAAAAACAGTGTTTGCAATATTATTCATAGTTTAAGGTAAATAGAATCTTACacctgtattttgtaaattattctcACATGTTATGTATACATTTACATTGAATTAGGCAAAGGAAAAAACAATCATATTTGCAGgtgttcttattttttattttcttttttaaaaatgatTTGTTAAAAATAACTTAATATTTATGAATTGAAGGCAGTACAGTCTCTCCTGATCTCACCAACACCACCAGTCTTGACACCAACTCGGCCGAGTTTTCTCATGGCCGAGCCAAAGGCCGCATTAAACACACCAGCATTGTTGGCAAAATCAAGAACTGTTTGTTTTGATTGAGCATCAGTGAAAAGAACCTGATCAGAAGTAAAAAGTCCCTTGTTGGCAACTAAGTTCTGGTAGTACACATTATCGAAAGCTCGGGGAGTTGTAGGGTCCATGTCAATGGCTATAGTTGGGTCAACATCTCTAGGACAAGAAGCCATTAACTGCTGAGCATATGCAGAGTCCAAAGAAGGGTCAATTGGGTTAGAAGGTGTGAATGAGTAGATGCGATTGGCCACACGGTTGCAGTGTGAGAACCCAACAGTGTGAGCACCAGAGAGTGCTATCATGTCAAGTTGGCTAAGATTGTTTTTGCTAAACATGGCATTGAGTTCATCTAAATGAGCTGTTGGTTCTGGCAAGTTTCCTTTAACTCGTGACGCTTTTGATATTAGTCCATCACGGCGTCCCATCTCCACATTGAATGTTGAGCCTCCTGCCTACAAAAAATACCTCAAATTAACACAAAGCAGAGTCTGACATAACAtaacaatatggtatcagagtcgAGTTAAATTTTAGTTACCAAAACAACGACGTCTCTAGCTGCAAGAGCTAAAATATCAGCACAGGAGACAATGCCGGGGCATTGAGCTTCAACGGCTTGTTTGGCTTTGATGACTGTGTCAAAACCGTCTCCTGCTAAGGAGATGTTGTCGTCTGAGTCTTTCTCTGCATCGCCATTTGGCGATGCAATCATTACAGATGCATCACAACCCTGCCACACAACATAAACATAGATGTTAGGAATAGGCTACTAcaaaaagtttgaaaataaaacaaacaaaaaatgtTGTTGACCAACGTAATTTGACCAGGGTTCATGTTCTGATTTATGTTGTTATGTATTGCCTAGTCAATAATAATTGGTTTGAACTATTCCTAGGTTGGCTGCTGATTAAATTTCCAAATAGAATAGCCTCCATTAGTGACTGTGTCTACTTTTTAacataaaaaagagaaaagaaaaacacaataaataatttgtaatataaCTTAATGAAAACTCTCCCTCTACATTCAAAGTTCAAAACCAATGATCATGATAATCAGAACTAgttaacaaattaattaagaCACTCATTACTAGTAATTATTGAATCAAAACTTGAGAAAcatgtgtatgtatatatgttatgtTAATTACCTCAACGAAACAATCATGGAAAAACAAACGAAGAGTAGCCGGAACAGTGACAAAAGTCTGAGCAAACTTAGTAGACACAACCTGTCGAACTATGAATTCAACATTAGGACATGTCCCACTATAGAAGTTTTCAACCAACTGAGCTTCTCCTCTTCCCATGTTCATACCAATCAAAACCATTAATATCAACAATCCTCTCATATTTCTCATCTCCATTTTCTTCTCTATGAGAAAATTCCAGtagagaataataatatatggaATAAGAGAATGGTGATGAGAACCCttttatacaaataaataaataaacttggTCTAAGAGCGTTTGTTCTAGTAACATATATGTGTCATTTTCGTGGAAACTCAAttactataaataaatatattatataatgttTGATGTTGTATTACACTAAAATCCCAGTTGTGAACAAGAAATTtgtatgtgtctatatggtctAGGTGAGCTGCCTTAATTGTAATCTTAATCGACGGCTGAGAATGAGATAACAGTGCTATATTAATTTGGTGTTGATGATCAAACTTTGGAATAATATTAGTCAAACACATAGAAAAATAATTGTAACTGctacaatatataaataataaacaaaattatggTTATGCGTATAGGTCTTAATAACATTggtgagttttatttatttttgaattaaaatatatgtatacacaTATTGAATTGGTATATGTGTGATAATGTttcaacatatataatatatgtatacattaaTTAGTTGTAATTTTATAAGCGTGGATGAAAGGGTCATGTACTGaaaatgaaattattaaattaattacttgCAAGTGTTTGATGAAATTGACAAACCAACAAAtccgagtatatatataaaattatttgcaGTTTAAATTTAATTACGTACCAAAGTTTTTCCACAAGTCTCTAAATAATGGAGGCCCTATCATTTACTAGTCAGACTTTGAAATTTATACCTATGGCGTATCACAATAAAATACTACTACTATGtacttcaatatatatatatatatatatatgtatgtgtgtgatatatttatctatatttCACATGAGCAAATTAAAAGTTTGGGGTGGCAGTGTACGTGGACAATACATAATATTAAAAATGGTACAATATATAAGACCTCAAAATGACATTATTAAGTCTCATTATACACCAAAATTGAACCCCATTAATTAATACATACCAGTaagaaatatatattaacaattgcaatatatatgtatatatatatactagagtTTTTGTTTAATACATGATGCTACAAAGAGAAAAGGTAGTATATTAAtgaattactatatatatatatatatatatatatatatatagaagtcTATTGTTAATTGACTTTAAACAAAAGGGAGCTACATAAACAAATTGGAGTAGTTATTATTAGTCATCTTCTTATATATGTTATTCATCTTCCAATTATTCAAACCCCATGTTGACGACTATTTCAATGATATATATAAGTTGGACAAGATTATAATAGGGACATTTGTTCCTATTGATaaaaatgttttatatatatatatatatggaagagatttcaatagttatatttttattgtaaccatcatggttatatttttttaagctattagattactattaaatggttgtgattaatttagaaattaaataaaaataaataataaataacttgtaacctgaaagtgacctaatcatttatttccttataaaattttaattaagattaattatattttaaaattaaattaattataattattaattaattttttgcaatttattactatataaggatcttttagcaatttatttttttatacttaaattatttaaaattttatagcaaaactttttataatttaaaattatacacatataatttcataatttaaattttattatacttgtaatcttaattttaaattattacacttaattatttaatttttttatttaaatatttaaaaagtaaaaaatgaaataagttgaaggattttttagaaaaaaaatggctacacttgttatcgattgattagcctgaggcctcatacttagttcatacaattgtaacaaaataattaaatatcatttaaaaataattaattatttgaaaaattattataagaagataattttaatttgtgtcaaaagaagtttaatttttgtaaaaaaaaaaaaaatttattgtaaatattatacttaaatggcttaattattaaaataattcaagtaaggatttaaatataaatattaattgctaaaagaggtcttattaaaatatttaattaattattttaagaaaataattaattataattaaataattctaaaaaagaaatgtctactatttaattaattattttaagaaaatagttaattataattaattaaatctaaaaaagaaagtctacctattagtaacctgctgttacaggttaaagaaaaatgtaaccataagtttacaataaaaatgtaaccattaaatagtcacccatatatatacatttttttttaatatgattatATTATAAACTTAGCATGCATTTTaccaatttttaatttttttttttaaagatttacaatgtaaaaaataaagattaaatagtaaacttttaatttttttcatatacaTATGCAATTGATTATTTTGAAGTTTGAA includes:
- the LOC115700703 gene encoding protein NUCLEAR FUSION DEFECTIVE 4, producing the protein MGHLQEKLRGFTNNRWLVFVAAMWLQSAAGIGYLFGSISPVIKSSLNYNQRQLARLGVAKDLGDSVGFFAGSLSEMLPMWAALLVGALKNFFGYGWVWLIVTGRAPVLPLWAICVLIFIGTNGETYFNTASLVSCVQNFPKSRGPVVGILKGFAGLSGAILTQIYTMIHSPDKASIVFMVAVGPTLVGIALMFIVRPVGGHKQVRASDGTSFTIIYSVCILVAAYLLGVMLVQDLVDVSHKVIIIFTVILFIILLAPIVIPVWLSFSPDSRVPEEEALLARPKKEGTDSGATSDSEAILSELEDEKPKEVDLLPRSERQKRIAQLQTKLLQAAAEGAVRIKRRRGPHRGENFTLTQAIIKADFWLIFVSLMLGSGTGLTVIDNLGQLSQSLNYDNTHIFVSMISIWNFLGRVAGGYFSEIVVRDYAYPRPVVMAMAQFAMAFGHLYVAFALPGALYVGTIVIGAGYGFHWAIVPATASELFGLKSFGALYNFLTMANPAGCLIFSSLIAGPLYDREAEKQAHGRNLQQQFIGSIFSGVLGPNDPPACEGSVCFFTTLVILSGFCILGVALSMILVYRTKAVYTHLYGNSRSAPVS
- the LOC115700705 gene encoding peroxidase 55, with the protein product MEMRNMRGLLILMVLIGMNMGRGEAQLVENFYSGTCPNVEFIVRQVVSTKFAQTFVTVPATLRLFFHDCFVEGCDASVMIASPNGDAEKDSDDNISLAGDGFDTVIKAKQAVEAQCPGIVSCADILALAARDVVVLAGGSTFNVEMGRRDGLISKASRVKGNLPEPTAHLDELNAMFSKNNLSQLDMIALSGAHTVGFSHCNRVANRIYSFTPSNPIDPSLDSAYAQQLMASCPRDVDPTIAIDMDPTTPRAFDNVYYQNLVANKGLFTSDQVLFTDAQSKQTVLDFANNAGVFNAAFGSAMRKLGRVGVKTGGVGEIRRDCTAFNS